GCCAcctgtctctctcctcccccacccttcaCCTGCAGAGCTGCCCTGACCGCTGTACCTGGCAGCGTCAGGCTCAAACAGCTTTTGGTGACTCTTCCCTAGACCACCAAGTATCCCACCAGGATGTCCCAGGAGCCCACAGACAGAGGTCCAGGCTCAGCTCCCAGGAAAGAGGCAGCAGCGACAGGGTGGGGCAGAGTCTGAGTGGATGTCtggaaggaggcaggaggagaggcagaAGGAGCCCCAGCAATCTGTCCAGCAGGAGGGGTGACCCATCCTTGGGAGCCTGAGCAGGTGCCCAGCtttgggaggagggggcagccaCTCCCAGCCCCACCTGGCTGAGCCTCTGCTGGGCCACCTGGTATGGCCCGAGCCACAGGGATGCCTGGAGCCTAGCAGGTGGAAAGGAGACACGCTGAGCAAGGGGACCACTGCCCATAAACATGAGCCCACCCCTGGAAACACAAAGTCTGTTGGTCTCGGCCACGCCCTTCCCGCAAGTCTTGCCCAAAACAGGACAGCTAGACACACCCAGCCTGAACCCACCCAGGTAACGCCCCTCCCTCCATCTGCAGGGGCTTGTGACAAACGCAAAAGAAAAGGGGCCATATGCCCCAGTAAAgagccccttccagggcccagaaTACAAGTCACATTCCCTAATCCCCTGGCGCCCACAATGAGTGCCCAGTGGCCAAGAGCCCCCACTGCCCACACTGGGTCCACCCCGACCTTGTACTCCCACACCTACTCAGCACGTGGTCAGGAGCAGTATGGCCCAACACACAGGTAGGACATTTACGAGCTGGGCCTCCATCTCCCGGGAAAACAACGCAGCCCTAATGAGGGTTCCCTGGAGCCAGATCCAAACACCAACCAGGAAAGGAGCGCGTTGTGAGCCTCTGTTgggacaacacacacacagaagagggGTATAAAGCAGGCAGCCTGAGCacctcacacatacacactcacacactcactcacacacactcacatcctcaccctcctccagccccaccacctccaccatgGCTTCCTCCGCCTTGTCTGTCTGCTCCAGTGACCTGAGCTACAGCAGCCGGGTCTGCCTGCCCGGGTCCTGTGATTCTTGCACGGGCTCCTCCTGGCAGATAGACGACTGTCCAGAGAGCTGCTGTGAGCCCCCCTGCTGTGCCCCCAGCTGCTGTGCTCCGGCCCCGCTCCTGACCCTCCTCTGTGCCCCAGTGAGCTGCGAGTCCAGCCCCTGCTGCCAGCCAGCCTGCAGCAGCTCCTGCCCGGCTTCGTGCTGCCAGCAGTCTAGCTGCCAGCCCTCCTGCTGCATCTCCTCCCCCTGCCAGCAAGACTGCTGTGAGCCCGTCTGCTGTAGGCCCGTCTGCTGCAAGCCTGTCTGCCGCACGCCTGTCTGCTGCACACCTGTCTGTTGCAGGCCTGTCTGCTGCACACCTGTCTGCTGTGAGGCCTCCCTCTGTTCTACCTCCTCATGTTGCCAGCAGTCTAGCTGCCAGCCCCCCTGCTGCACCTCCTCCCCCTGCCAGCAGGCCTGCTGTGAGCCCATCTGCTGCACCCCTGTCTGCTGCAGGCCTGTCTGCTGTGAGGCCTCCCCCTGCTGCAGACCCTCCTCCTCCGTGTCCCTGCTCTGCCGCCCTGTGTGCCGCCCCGCCTGTTGCGTGCTCACGTCCTCCTGCCAGTCCAGCTGCTGCCGCCCGGCCTCCTCCGTGTCCCTGCTCTGCCGGCCCGCATGCTCTCGCCCTGCCTGCTATGTGCCCACTTCCTCCTGCCAGTCCAGCTGCTGCCGCCCAACCTCCTCCTTGTCCCTCCTCTGCCGGCCCGCGTGCTCCCGCCCAGCCTGCTGCATCCCCGCCTCAGCCCTGGAGCCCTGCTGCTGACCTGGCACGTCCTCTCAGGGCCACCCAGGTGC
The DNA window shown above is from Bos indicus isolate NIAB-ARS_2022 breed Sahiwal x Tharparkar chromosome 1, NIAB-ARS_B.indTharparkar_mat_pri_1.0, whole genome shotgun sequence and carries:
- the LOC109560872 gene encoding keratin-associated protein 10-8-like — its product is MASSALSVCSSDLSYSSRVCLPGSCDSCTGSSWQIDDCPESCCEPPCCAPSCCAPAPLLTLLCAPVSCESSPCCQPACSSSCPASCCQQSSCQPSCCISSPCQQDCCEPVCCRPVCCKPVCCTPVCCEASLCSTSSCCQQSSCQPPCCTSSPCQQACCEPICCTPVCCRPVCCEASPCCRPSSSVSLLCRPVCRPACCVLTSSCQSSCCRPASSVSLLCRPACSRPACYVPTSSCQSSCCRPTSSLSLLCRPACSRPACCIPASALEPCC